The Mucilaginibacter mallensis genome has a segment encoding these proteins:
- a CDS encoding NuoI/complex I 23 kDa subunit family protein, which translates to MESLSNKKKLIESKPLNFWERAYLPAILSGLSITMKHFFRKPVTISYPEEKREFSENFRGMHSLKRDENGKERCTACGLCALSCPAEAITMIAAERQKGEEHLYREEKYAAVYEINMLRCIFCGLCEEACPKEAIYLDGDIVPADYLRKDFIYGKDKLVEAPLNQ; encoded by the coding sequence ATGGAATCATTAAGTAATAAAAAGAAGTTAATTGAATCAAAGCCCCTCAACTTTTGGGAGCGCGCTTACCTGCCTGCCATTTTATCGGGCTTGTCAATTACTATGAAACACTTTTTCAGGAAGCCGGTAACCATCAGCTATCCTGAAGAAAAACGTGAGTTTTCTGAAAACTTCCGTGGCATGCACTCACTTAAACGTGATGAGAACGGTAAAGAGCGTTGCACAGCCTGTGGTTTATGCGCCCTATCATGCCCTGCAGAAGCGATCACCATGATAGCTGCCGAGCGCCAGAAAGGTGAAGAGCACTTATACCGTGAGGAAAAATATGCTGCTGTATATGAAATAAATATGCTGCGCTGCATTTTCTGCGGTTTATGCGAGGAAGCTTGCCCTAAAGAAGCCATCTATCTTGACGGTGATATAGTGCCTGCGGATTATTTAAGGAAAGATTTTATTTACGGTAAGGACAAATTAGTAGAAGCGCCCTTAAATCAATAA
- the nuoL gene encoding NADH-quinone oxidoreductase subunit L has protein sequence MDKYIWLIPVLPLAGFIINGLGRNTLSKKMIGFIGSFLVFASFALSVAAFLQVRSTGAFNVTLYDWIHVEYFKIPFAFLVDQLSSIMLLIITGVGFLIHLYSIGYMHDDEGYGKFFAYLNLFVFFMLLLVLGSNYVILFIGWEGVGLCSYLLIGFWYNNPAYADAAKKAFIMNRIGDLGFLIGMFLIFRVFGSFEFATVFKTAATMHSGQVPLFVITLLLFIGATGKSAQIPLFTWLPDAMAGPTPVSALIHAATMVTAGVYMIVRSNILFSLSPDMMEVIAIVGLATATLGALIALTQTDIKKVLAYSTVSQLGYMFLGLGVGDYTGAFFHVITHAFFKALLFLGAGSVIHAVSGEQDMRKMGGLKGKLPYTFATMLIGTIAISGIPPFSGFFSKDEILYHTYLFSPAMYVIGVIVAMFTSFYMFRLMFLTFWGKFRGTHEQEHHLHESPLSMTIPLIILAILSTVGGFLGLPESWGGHDWLAGWLKPLLISVPGASSNAVPPNELLLMGVSAGVAVIALIYAYNKYVKKATLPVADTEERSFWENLSYNKFYIDELYDAIVRKPLDALSTFFYNVVDRAGIDGLVNSIGRGPVEASKGLRLLQTGNVGFYIFMMVIGIIAVLVYSLVRI, from the coding sequence ATGGATAAATATATCTGGCTTATTCCTGTATTACCCTTAGCCGGTTTTATTATTAACGGACTTGGCCGTAATACCTTGTCGAAGAAGATGATCGGTTTTATCGGCAGCTTTTTGGTATTTGCATCTTTCGCTCTTAGTGTTGCCGCCTTTTTACAAGTAAGATCAACCGGCGCTTTCAATGTTACTTTGTACGATTGGATCCACGTAGAATACTTTAAAATCCCATTCGCGTTCCTGGTTGATCAGCTAAGTTCAATAATGCTGCTCATCATTACCGGCGTAGGCTTTTTGATCCACCTATACTCTATAGGTTATATGCATGATGATGAAGGCTATGGTAAGTTTTTCGCCTACCTTAACCTGTTCGTATTCTTCATGCTATTGCTGGTTTTAGGTTCAAACTATGTGATACTGTTCATTGGCTGGGAAGGCGTAGGCTTATGCTCATACCTGCTGATCGGTTTCTGGTACAACAACCCCGCTTATGCCGATGCCGCTAAAAAGGCATTCATCATGAACCGCATTGGTGACCTTGGCTTCTTGATCGGCATGTTCTTAATATTCCGGGTGTTCGGAAGTTTTGAGTTTGCAACTGTATTTAAAACAGCTGCCACCATGCACAGCGGGCAGGTTCCATTGTTTGTAATAACCTTATTGCTGTTTATCGGTGCTACCGGTAAATCGGCACAGATACCATTGTTTACCTGGTTACCTGATGCAATGGCCGGTCCGACACCAGTTTCAGCATTGATACACGCTGCAACCATGGTTACTGCAGGTGTTTATATGATAGTGCGTTCTAATATCTTGTTTTCACTGTCTCCGGATATGATGGAGGTGATAGCCATTGTAGGTTTAGCCACAGCAACACTGGGCGCGCTGATCGCGTTAACACAAACCGATATCAAAAAAGTATTAGCCTATTCAACAGTATCACAATTAGGTTATATGTTTTTAGGCTTAGGTGTAGGTGATTATACCGGTGCATTCTTCCACGTAATTACACACGCTTTCTTTAAAGCATTATTATTCCTTGGCGCAGGGTCGGTTATCCACGCGGTTAGCGGCGAACAGGATATGCGCAAAATGGGCGGTTTAAAAGGAAAATTACCATACACCTTCGCAACCATGCTGATAGGTACGATAGCTATATCAGGTATCCCACCTTTCTCAGGTTTCTTTTCAAAGGATGAGATCCTGTACCATACTTACCTGTTCAGCCCTGCAATGTATGTTATAGGTGTTATAGTAGCTATGTTCACATCATTCTACATGTTCAGGTTAATGTTCCTTACTTTCTGGGGAAAATTCAGAGGTACACATGAGCAGGAACATCATTTACATGAATCACCGCTAAGTATGACCATACCTTTAATTATCCTGGCAATATTATCAACTGTAGGTGGATTTTTAGGCTTACCTGAAAGCTGGGGCGGGCATGATTGGTTAGCCGGTTGGTTAAAGCCATTATTGATATCCGTTCCGGGAGCTTCATCTAATGCAGTTCCGCCAAATGAATTATTGCTGATGGGTGTTTCTGCAGGAGTAGCGGTAATTGCATTAATTTATGCTTATAATAAATATGTTAAAAAAGCTACGCTGCCGGTTGCCGATACCGAAGAGCGTTCTTTCTGGGAAAACCTTTCATACAACAAGTTTTATATTGATGAGTTGTACGATGCCATCGTCCGCAAGCCGCTTGATGCGTTATCAACCTTCTTTTACAATGTTGTTGATCGTGCCGGTATCGATGGTTTGGTGAACAGCATTGGAAGAGGACCTGTTGAGGCCAGCAAAGGTTTACGCCTGTTGCAAACCGGTAATGTGGGCTTTTACATCTTCATGATGGTGATAGGTATTATTGCTGTATTAGTATATAGTTTAGTTAGAATATAA
- a CDS encoding four helix bundle protein produces the protein MNEKPYDIKHRCYQFSKEIVQFVSAAKFERIHFSIFDQLIRSGTSIGANIIEAKAGSSAKDFRNFYTIALKSANETKYWLCLIRDTIDSNIEKDKINGLIKEADELSKIIASIIINLQK, from the coding sequence TTGAACGAGAAACCTTACGACATCAAACACAGATGTTACCAGTTTTCAAAAGAGATAGTTCAATTTGTATCGGCAGCTAAATTTGAAAGAATACACTTTTCAATATTTGATCAATTAATAAGAAGCGGTACCTCTATTGGTGCCAACATAATAGAAGCGAAGGCGGGAAGTTCGGCAAAGGATTTTAGGAATTTTTATACAATTGCGCTAAAATCTGCAAACGAAACAAAATACTGGCTTTGTTTAATAAGAGATACGATAGATAGTAATATCGAAAAAGATAAAATAAACGGGTTGATAAAAGAAGCTGACGAACTGTCAAAGATCATCGCTTCAATAATTATCAACCTGCAAAAATGA
- the nuoK gene encoding NADH-quinone oxidoreductase subunit NuoK, with amino-acid sequence MESLTNTLHTVPLNHYILLSAIIFSIGVMGVLLRRNAIIIFMSVELMLNAVNLLLTAFSVYSGDASGQVFVFFIMALAAAEVAVGLAIIVMIYRNTNSIDINVLNRLKW; translated from the coding sequence ATGGAAAGTTTAACAAATACACTGCATACAGTACCGCTGAATCATTATATTTTATTGAGCGCTATTATATTTTCAATAGGTGTAATGGGTGTGCTGTTACGCAGAAATGCCATCATCATTTTTATGTCGGTTGAGTTGATGCTTAACGCGGTTAACCTGTTGCTTACCGCTTTCTCGGTATATAGCGGTGATGCCAGCGGACAAGTATTCGTGTTTTTCATTATGGCACTGGCAGCAGCCGAAGTAGCCGTAGGTCTGGCCATCATAGTAATGATATACCGTAACACCAACTCTATCGATATTAACGTATTGAACAGGTTAAAGTGGTAA
- a CDS encoding 2Fe-2S iron-sulfur cluster-binding protein, with translation MKVTIDGIPVEVEPGTSILNAARQIGGDIVPPAMCYYSKLEGSGGKCRTCLVKVSKGSEKDPRPMPKLVASCRTAVMDGMEVQNITSPEVIEARKGIVEMLLINHPLDCPICDQAGECDLQNLGYEHGAAKTRYEFDRRTFEKIDIGDKIQLHMTRCILCYRCVFTADQITDQREHGILNRGDHSEISTYIHKVIDNDFSGNVIDVCPVGALTDKTFRFKNRVWFTKPVEAHRDCNHPNCNGKVTLWYKGEDVLRVTARKDVYGEVEEFICNECRFDKKKTADWVIEGPRKVSNQSVISSNHYETLHPLPVVKTNPVLKEANQEQFERDTRL, from the coding sequence ATGAAGGTAACAATAGACGGAATACCCGTTGAAGTAGAACCCGGAACAAGCATCCTGAATGCCGCGAGGCAAATTGGTGGTGATATTGTGCCGCCTGCTATGTGCTATTATTCCAAGCTGGAAGGCAGCGGCGGTAAATGCCGTACCTGTTTAGTAAAGGTAAGCAAGGGATCAGAAAAAGATCCGCGCCCAATGCCAAAGCTGGTAGCATCATGCCGTACCGCGGTTATGGATGGGATGGAAGTGCAAAACATTACTTCGCCAGAGGTAATTGAGGCACGTAAAGGGATAGTTGAAATGTTATTGATAAACCACCCGCTTGATTGCCCTATTTGCGACCAGGCCGGTGAGTGTGATCTGCAAAACCTGGGCTATGAGCACGGTGCTGCAAAAACCCGCTATGAGTTTGATCGCCGTACATTCGAAAAGATCGACATTGGCGATAAGATCCAGCTGCACATGACCCGCTGTATCCTTTGTTACCGTTGTGTTTTCACCGCCGACCAGATCACCGATCAGCGTGAGCATGGTATCCTGAATCGTGGCGACCACTCCGAAATATCAACCTACATACATAAAGTTATTGATAACGATTTCTCAGGAAACGTAATTGATGTTTGCCCGGTAGGCGCTTTAACTGATAAAACTTTCCGCTTTAAAAATCGCGTTTGGTTTACCAAGCCGGTTGAGGCACACAGGGATTGTAACCATCCTAACTGTAACGGTAAGGTGACCCTTTGGTATAAAGGTGAGGATGTATTACGTGTTACCGCACGTAAGGATGTTTACGGCGAGGTTGAAGAATTTATTTGCAATGAATGCCGTTTTGATAAAAAGAAAACTGCTGATTGGGTAATTGAAGGCCCGCGCAAGGTGTCAAACCAATCGGTTATCAGCTCAAATCATTACGAAACTTTACACCCGCTGCCGGTTGTAAAAACAAACCCTGTGCTTAAAGAAGCAAACCAGGAGCAATTTGAAAGGGATACACGTTTATAA
- a CDS encoding NADH-quinone oxidoreductase subunit D — translation MQNHPVYTDNDPQTAPSTLNLGPTHPATHGVFQNVLQLDGERIISGVSTIGYIHRAFEKIAEHRPFYQITPLTDRLNYCSSPINNMGWHMTVEKLLGIETPKRVDYLRVIVMELARISDHIICNGVLGVDTGAFTGFLYMMEYREAIYEIYEEVCGSRLTTNIGRIGGFERNFNAIAFNKLRKFLKDFPPVLREFEALFNRNRIFVDRTKGVAEVTIEEALSYSWTGPLLRATGLDYDVRAMNPYSSYEDFDFEVPVGEKGDVYARFLVRNEEMWQSMRIIEQALMKLEKEPSDIFHADVPEFYLPPKEEVYNNMEALIYHFKIVMGEIDTPTSEVYHSVEGANGELGFYLVNDGGRSPYRLHFRRPSFINYQMYAPMSRGMLLSDAIINMSSLNVIAGELDA, via the coding sequence ATGCAAAATCATCCTGTATATACAGATAACGATCCGCAAACCGCGCCCTCAACCTTAAACTTAGGGCCAACGCACCCTGCAACGCATGGCGTTTTCCAAAACGTATTGCAGCTGGATGGCGAAAGGATCATCAGCGGGGTATCAACCATTGGCTACATACACCGTGCCTTTGAAAAAATTGCCGAACACAGGCCATTTTACCAGATCACCCCATTAACCGACCGTTTAAACTATTGCTCATCACCCATAAACAACATGGGCTGGCACATGACGGTTGAAAAACTTTTAGGTATCGAAACGCCAAAACGTGTGGATTACCTGCGCGTAATAGTAATGGAACTTGCACGTATATCAGATCATATCATCTGTAACGGTGTATTGGGTGTTGATACCGGTGCTTTCACAGGTTTCCTTTACATGATGGAATATCGTGAAGCCATTTATGAAATTTATGAAGAAGTTTGCGGCTCACGCCTTACCACCAACATTGGCAGGATAGGCGGTTTCGAGCGTAACTTTAATGCCATAGCCTTTAACAAGCTGCGTAAATTCCTGAAGGATTTCCCGCCGGTTTTACGTGAGTTTGAAGCCCTGTTTAACCGTAACCGGATATTTGTTGATCGTACCAAAGGTGTTGCCGAAGTTACTATTGAAGAGGCTTTAAGCTATAGCTGGACCGGCCCACTTTTACGTGCAACAGGCCTGGATTATGATGTTAGGGCGATGAACCCCTACTCATCATATGAGGACTTTGACTTTGAAGTACCGGTAGGTGAAAAAGGTGATGTTTACGCCCGTTTTCTGGTGCGTAACGAAGAAATGTGGCAGAGTATGCGCATAATTGAGCAGGCATTAATGAAATTGGAAAAAGAGCCGTCAGATATTTTTCATGCTGACGTGCCTGAGTTCTACCTGCCTCCAAAAGAAGAAGTTTATAACAATATGGAAGCCCTTATTTATCATTTTAAAATAGTGATGGGCGAAATAGATACCCCAACATCCGAAGTATATCACTCGGTTGAAGGTGCCAATGGCGAGTTAGGTTTTTATTTGGTGAACGATGGCGGCAGATCTCCATACCGCTTGCATTTCCGCAGGCCGAGTTTCATCAATTACCAGATGTACGCGCCAATGAGCCGTGGTATGTTGTTATCTGATGCGATTATTAACATGAGTAGTTTAAACGTAATAGCCGGAGAATTAGATGCTTAG
- a CDS encoding NADH-quinone oxidoreductase subunit C, giving the protein MGKITNEELLQKINAKFDQQITVVGEPYGLLTIETSRDHIIDLLDFLKNDTVMQFIFLTDITGIHYPEQASPIGVIYHLHSLVNNVRIRIKVFLPADDYHIPTATTVWNGANWMERETYDFFGVIFDGHPDLRRILNVDDMTAFPMRKEFPLEDPNRVDKKDYFFGR; this is encoded by the coding sequence ATGGGTAAAATAACAAACGAAGAGCTTCTACAGAAGATCAACGCAAAGTTTGACCAGCAAATAACCGTTGTTGGCGAGCCTTATGGTTTATTAACTATTGAAACCAGCCGCGATCATATCATAGATCTTTTAGATTTTCTTAAAAATGATACTGTAATGCAGTTCATTTTTTTAACTGATATTACAGGTATCCATTATCCCGAACAGGCAAGCCCTATCGGAGTAATTTATCACCTGCATAGCCTGGTAAATAATGTGCGCATCCGTATAAAAGTTTTCCTGCCTGCCGATGATTACCATATCCCTACTGCAACAACAGTATGGAACGGTGCCAACTGGATGGAAAGAGAAACCTATGACTTTTTTGGAGTGATATTCGACGGTCACCCCGATTTGCGCAGGATATTAAATGTTGACGACATGACGGCCTTCCCGATGAGAAAAGAATTTCCATTGGAAGACCCTAACCGTGTTGATAAGAAAGATTACTTTTTTGGTAGATAG
- the nuoH gene encoding NADH-quinone oxidoreductase subunit NuoH has translation MELADIIIKFVLIVIIFAISLVVAMYSTYAERKVAAFFQDRIGPNRAGPWGILQPLCDGGKMFLKEEIIPTNASAFLFIAGPSLAILTACIGSAVIPWGQHLTIGSHVIDLQVTDINVGVLYIFGVVSLGVYGVMIGGWASNNKYSLLGAIRAASQNISYEISMGLSIIALLMLTGTLSLREIAEQQHGFWSHGWFTWNVFRQPLGFLIFIVCAFAETNRTPFDLPECETELVGGYHTEYSSMKLGFYLFAEYINMFISSAVMATLYFGGYNFPFMHHLGLTENWVTILGVIALFAKIIFFIFFFMWVRWTIPRFRYDQLMDLGWKILIPLAIANIVLTGVIGTIFK, from the coding sequence ATGGAATTAGCAGATATAATCATAAAATTTGTACTGATAGTGATCATTTTCGCTATCAGCCTGGTGGTGGCCATGTATTCCACCTATGCCGAACGTAAAGTTGCCGCGTTTTTCCAGGATAGGATAGGTCCTAACCGTGCCGGTCCCTGGGGAATCTTACAGCCATTATGTGATGGTGGTAAAATGTTCCTGAAAGAAGAGATCATCCCGACCAATGCCAGCGCGTTCCTGTTTATTGCAGGCCCGTCATTAGCAATTTTAACCGCATGTATCGGTTCGGCTGTTATCCCATGGGGGCAGCATTTAACTATTGGCTCACATGTTATCGATTTGCAAGTAACTGATATCAACGTAGGTGTATTATACATCTTCGGTGTGGTATCATTAGGTGTATATGGTGTAATGATAGGCGGCTGGGCATCAAACAATAAATACTCTTTATTAGGTGCTATACGTGCTGCATCACAAAACATCAGCTACGAAATTTCAATGGGCCTTTCTATCATCGCCCTATTGATGTTAACCGGTACTTTAAGCTTACGCGAAATTGCAGAGCAACAGCACGGTTTCTGGTCGCATGGCTGGTTTACATGGAATGTATTCCGTCAGCCATTGGGTTTCCTGATCTTCATTGTATGTGCTTTTGCTGAAACCAACCGTACACCATTTGATTTGCCTGAGTGCGAAACCGAGCTGGTAGGTGGGTATCATACCGAATACTCATCCATGAAACTGGGTTTTTACCTGTTTGCTGAGTATATCAACATGTTTATTTCATCGGCAGTAATGGCTACGCTTTATTTTGGCGGATACAATTTTCCTTTCATGCACCATTTAGGCTTGACAGAAAATTGGGTAACCATTTTAGGGGTGATAGCATTATTTGCTAAAATAATTTTCTTCATCTTCTTCTTCATGTGGGTACGGTGGACAATCCCCCGTTTCCGCTACGATCAGTTGATGGATCTGGGCTGGAAGATATTGATACCACTAGCCATAGCTAATATTGTATTGACGGGAGTGATAGGTACTATTTTTAAATAG
- the nuoF gene encoding NADH-quinone oxidoreductase subunit NuoF: MARKLLLEHINVPGINTFDVYRSKGGYAAVEKALKTLTPEEVVEEVKKSGLRGRGGAGFPTGMKWSFLAKPEGVARYLVCNADESEPGTFKDRYLMTYIPHLLIEGMIVASFALGAKTSYIYVRGEMMPQIRILEKAIAEAKAKGFLGKNILGTGYDLELYVQPGGGAYICGEETALLESLEGKRGNPRIKPPFPAIAGLYGCPTVVNNVESIAAVVPIINEGGEEYAKVGIGRSTGTKLISAGGNVKKPGVFEIDLGLPVEEFLYSDEYCGGIANGKRLKAVVAGGSSVPILPANLFLKTINNEPRLMSYESLADGGFATGTMMGSGGFIAFDEDQCIVRNTWNFTRFYHHESCGQCSPCREGTGWMEKVLHRLEHGHGSLSDMDLLVDVSKKIEGNTICPLGDAAAWPVASAIRHFRDEFEWHVTNSAEAVSRNYGIAHYADRW, encoded by the coding sequence ATGGCGCGTAAATTACTTTTAGAACATATAAACGTACCCGGCATCAACACTTTTGATGTTTACCGCTCAAAAGGCGGTTATGCAGCTGTTGAAAAGGCGCTTAAAACTTTAACACCCGAAGAGGTTGTTGAGGAAGTTAAAAAATCGGGCTTGCGCGGCCGTGGTGGTGCAGGTTTTCCTACCGGGATGAAATGGAGCTTTTTGGCTAAGCCAGAGGGTGTTGCCCGTTACTTGGTTTGTAATGCCGATGAGTCGGAGCCCGGAACTTTTAAGGACCGTTACCTGATGACCTATATCCCTCACTTATTAATTGAGGGTATGATAGTAGCCAGTTTTGCATTAGGCGCTAAAACATCATACATCTACGTTCGTGGGGAAATGATGCCGCAGATCCGCATTCTTGAAAAAGCGATCGCGGAAGCAAAAGCAAAAGGATTTTTAGGTAAAAATATCTTAGGCACAGGTTACGACCTGGAGCTATACGTACAACCCGGTGGCGGCGCCTACATTTGCGGCGAAGAAACTGCTTTGTTGGAATCATTGGAAGGTAAACGTGGTAACCCACGCATAAAACCACCATTCCCGGCTATCGCAGGTTTGTATGGTTGCCCAACTGTGGTAAATAATGTGGAATCAATTGCTGCTGTAGTCCCTATCATTAATGAAGGTGGCGAAGAATATGCTAAAGTTGGTATCGGCCGCAGTACAGGCACTAAGCTGATCTCAGCAGGTGGTAACGTTAAAAAACCAGGTGTATTTGAAATTGATTTGGGCTTACCGGTTGAAGAATTTTTATACTCCGATGAATATTGCGGTGGTATAGCCAACGGCAAACGCCTAAAGGCGGTTGTTGCAGGCGGTTCATCCGTACCAATCTTACCGGCAAACCTGTTCCTGAAAACTATAAATAACGAACCGCGCCTAATGAGCTATGAATCATTAGCTGATGGTGGTTTTGCTACCGGTACCATGATGGGTTCAGGTGGTTTCATTGCTTTTGATGAGGATCAGTGCATCGTTCGCAATACCTGGAACTTCACCCGTTTTTATCATCACGAAAGCTGCGGACAATGTTCGCCATGCCGTGAGGGTACCGGATGGATGGAGAAAGTATTGCACCGATTAGAGCATGGTCATGGTAGCCTGAGCGATATGGACTTGCTGGTTGATGTATCTAAGAAAATAGAAGGAAATACAATTTGTCCGCTGGGTGACGCGGCTGCATGGCCGGTGGCTAGTGCGATCCGCCATTTCAGGGATGAGTTTGAATGGCACGTAACAAACAGCGCCGAAGCAGTTAGCAGGAATTACGGAATAGCACATTATGCTGATCGTTGGTAA
- a CDS encoding NADH-quinone oxidoreductase subunit NuoE family protein, with protein MLRVDDAQAVPVEFSSELITKFDDVVSRYPEGKQKSALLPILHLVQAEYGWLSAPAMDKVADYLKIKDIEVYEVATFYSMYFMRPQGKYVLEVCRTGPCCLVGAEKIMDYIENKLGVKEGEVTPDGLFSWRGVECLAACGFGPVLQIGPEYTFYENLTEASVDNLIGDLKRKGNN; from the coding sequence ATGCTTAGAGTTGACGATGCACAAGCTGTTCCGGTAGAGTTTTCATCGGAACTGATAACCAAATTTGATGATGTAGTTAGCCGTTATCCCGAAGGCAAACAAAAATCAGCCCTATTGCCTATACTACATTTAGTACAGGCTGAGTATGGCTGGTTAAGCGCCCCTGCAATGGATAAGGTGGCTGATTATCTTAAAATAAAAGATATTGAAGTATACGAAGTAGCCACTTTTTACAGCATGTACTTTATGCGCCCGCAAGGCAAATATGTACTGGAGGTTTGCCGTACAGGCCCTTGCTGCTTGGTAGGTGCCGAAAAAATAATGGACTATATTGAAAACAAACTTGGCGTTAAGGAAGGCGAAGTTACACCTGACGGCTTATTTAGCTGGCGCGGAGTGGAGTGTTTGGCGGCCTGTGGCTTTGGCCCGGTGTTGCAGATAGGCCCTGAATATACTTTTTATGAAAATTTAACGGAGGCTTCCGTTGATAACCTGATTGGAGATTTAAAAAGAAAAGGAAATAATTAA
- a CDS encoding NADH-quinone oxidoreductase subunit J family protein has protein sequence MNTFYFIAFLSIFFSILVISAKNPVHSILYLVLTFFTFTIQYILLNAQFLAIVNFIVYMGAILVLFLYTLMLMNLNKDSEPFKSNIVKIAAVLGGGCLFVVLFACFRQVGINEPVVLKDPSLGLVKNLGKVLFNEFLLPFEISSLLLLSAMVGAVLLATKDPKTV, from the coding sequence ATGAATACATTTTACTTCATCGCGTTTTTGTCCATATTCTTTTCGATATTGGTCATATCTGCAAAAAATCCGGTGCATAGCATACTTTACCTTGTACTCACATTTTTTACATTCACTATTCAGTATATTTTGCTGAATGCCCAGTTCCTGGCCATTGTGAATTTCATTGTGTACATGGGTGCCATATTGGTACTGTTTCTATACACGCTCATGCTCATGAACCTGAATAAAGATTCGGAGCCATTCAAATCAAACATTGTAAAAATTGCCGCTGTTTTAGGTGGCGGCTGCTTATTTGTAGTGCTGTTTGCCTGTTTCAGGCAGGTAGGTATTAATGAGCCTGTAGTGTTGAAAGATCCAAGCCTTGGTCTGGTAAAAAACCTGGGTAAAGTGCTATTCAACGAATTTTTATTACCGTTCGAGATCTCCTCACTGTTGCTGTTATCTGCCATGGTTGGAGCTGTTTTATTAGCCACTAAAGACCCAAAAACTGTATAA
- a CDS encoding NADH-quinone oxidoreductase subunit B — MSDIQLVEAPPGVEGAGFFATSLDKAIGLARSNSLWPLPFATSCCGIEFMATMASHYDLSRFGAERLSFSPRQADLLMVMGTIAKKMGPVLRQVYLQMAEPRWVIAVGACASSGGIFDTYSVLQGIDEIIPVDVYVPGCPPRPEAIIDGFMGIQKLVQTESLRRRSTPEYQKLLASYGIQ, encoded by the coding sequence ATGAGTGATATTCAGTTAGTTGAAGCTCCTCCTGGTGTAGAAGGTGCTGGGTTTTTCGCTACTTCGCTTGATAAAGCAATAGGTTTAGCGCGTTCAAACTCCTTATGGCCTTTGCCATTTGCCACTTCGTGCTGTGGTATTGAGTTTATGGCCACCATGGCTTCCCATTATGATTTGTCGAGGTTTGGTGCCGAGCGTTTAAGTTTTTCGCCTCGTCAGGCCGATCTTTTGATGGTTATGGGTACCATTGCCAAAAAAATGGGTCCGGTATTACGCCAGGTTTACCTGCAAATGGCCGAACCCCGCTGGGTTATAGCTGTTGGTGCCTGCGCATCAAGCGGTGGTATATTTGATACTTATTCAGTTTTACAAGGTATTGACGAGATCATCCCGGTTGACGTTTACGTTCCCGGTTGCCCGCCACGCCCTGAGGCTATCATTGATGGCTTTATGGGTATCCAAAAACTGGTTCAAACGGAATCATTACGCCGGAGAAGTACACCGGAGTATCAGAAATTATTAGCTTCATACGGAATTCAGTAA